From one Aquila chrysaetos chrysaetos chromosome 7, bAquChr1.4, whole genome shotgun sequence genomic stretch:
- the PSMG1 gene encoding proteasome assembly chaperone 1 isoform X2 — protein MRSGRRRPARRRPRTGRSAGSWRRKAFLSSFILDSVCWEVVGVVKLWNEWCRTSNTTTVLQTDSFCLFYRLISDPTVLLCQCSCYVAEDQQFQWLEKVFGCMRKEGLQVTILSTCPVADYKTQESTLTLPSPFLKALKTKEFKEQVCCPLLEQPNIVRDLPAAVLSYCQVWQIPAVLYQCYTDVIKLDTVTIEAFKPLLSTKILKSLVKDASESTKILKKLLTTNETHSNIYI, from the exons ATGAGGAGTGGGCGGAGGAGGCCCGCGAGGAGACGCCCGAGGACCGGGAGATCCGCagggagctggagaagaaaag ctttcctgTCGTCTTTTATTCTGGATTCTGTATGTTGGGAAGTAGTTGGAGTTGTGAAGCTGTGGAATGAGTGGTGTCGAACATCCAACACAACAACTGTCCTCCAGACagattctttctgtttgttttaccGATTAATATCAGATCCGACA gttttGTTGTGCCAGTGTAGTTGCTACGTAGCTGAGGATCAACAGTTCCAGTGGCTTGAAAAG gtttttggCTGTATGCGAAAGGAGGGCTTGCAAGTAACCATACTTTCAACGTGTCCTGTAGCTGATTATAAAACTCAGGAATCCACTTTAACACTTCCATCTCCATTTCTGAAAGCCTTGAAGACAAAAGAATTCAAAGAGCAGGTCTGCTGCCCACTGCTGGAACAACCTAACATTGTGCGAGATCTTCCTGCTGCTG TTTTGAGTTATTGTCAGGTATGGCAGATACCTGCAGTGTTGTACCAGTGTTACACTGATGTCATCAAACTGGACACGGTTACAATTGAAGCGTTCAAGCCTCTGCTTTCTACTAAAATCCTGAAGAGTTTAGTCAAG GATGCATCTGAAAGCACAAAGATTTTGAAGAAGTTGCTGACAACCAATGAAACTCACAGTAATATCTATATCTAA
- the PSMG1 gene encoding proteasome assembly chaperone 1 isoform X1, whose amino-acid sequence MATFFGEVVVAPSRAGVDDEEWAEEAREETPEDREIRRELEKKREIDVLWTVKSGASTESTADEPFACSKFIVAIGHNAAAFLSSFILDSVCWEVVGVVKLWNEWCRTSNTTTVLQTDSFCLFYRLISDPTVLLCQCSCYVAEDQQFQWLEKVFGCMRKEGLQVTILSTCPVADYKTQESTLTLPSPFLKALKTKEFKEQVCCPLLEQPNIVRDLPAAVLSYCQVWQIPAVLYQCYTDVIKLDTVTIEAFKPLLSTKILKSLVKDASESTKILKKLLTTNETHSNIYI is encoded by the exons ATGGCGACCTTCTtcggggaggtggtggtggcgCCGTCCCGCGCCGGCGTGGACGATGAGGAGTGGGCGGAGGAGGCCCGCGAGGAGACGCCCGAGGACCGGGAGATCCGCagggagctggagaagaaaag GGAGATCGACGTCCTCTGGACCGTGAAGTCGGGCGCGTCTACGGAAAGCACCGCCGACGAGCCGTTTGCGTGCTCTAAATTTATAGTAGCGATAGGACATAACGCTGCAG ctttcctgTCGTCTTTTATTCTGGATTCTGTATGTTGGGAAGTAGTTGGAGTTGTGAAGCTGTGGAATGAGTGGTGTCGAACATCCAACACAACAACTGTCCTCCAGACagattctttctgtttgttttaccGATTAATATCAGATCCGACA gttttGTTGTGCCAGTGTAGTTGCTACGTAGCTGAGGATCAACAGTTCCAGTGGCTTGAAAAG gtttttggCTGTATGCGAAAGGAGGGCTTGCAAGTAACCATACTTTCAACGTGTCCTGTAGCTGATTATAAAACTCAGGAATCCACTTTAACACTTCCATCTCCATTTCTGAAAGCCTTGAAGACAAAAGAATTCAAAGAGCAGGTCTGCTGCCCACTGCTGGAACAACCTAACATTGTGCGAGATCTTCCTGCTGCTG TTTTGAGTTATTGTCAGGTATGGCAGATACCTGCAGTGTTGTACCAGTGTTACACTGATGTCATCAAACTGGACACGGTTACAATTGAAGCGTTCAAGCCTCTGCTTTCTACTAAAATCCTGAAGAGTTTAGTCAAG GATGCATCTGAAAGCACAAAGATTTTGAAGAAGTTGCTGACAACCAATGAAACTCACAGTAATATCTATATCTAA